The Gemmatimonas phototrophica region ACCCGCCGCGCCAGGCGCCGTGCTTTTCAAGGGCTTCGATGGCGTACGCCGAGCAGGAAGGATAATACCGGCACGCGCCGCCAAAGATGGGCGAGAGCACGAGTTGGTATCCCCGGACTCCGAGAATCAGGGCGGTTCGCGGCCAGCGCTGCCAGGACATGACGGGGGTGTTCACAGCAGGCGCGCGAGCGCCTGTTGGAATTCGGCCCGCAAGGCGTCAAAATCGCGCCCGTACGCCGACGGAAAGACCCGCACGACCACATCGAGCGGCGCCCGTGCCGGGGGCACGTCCAGCTGCTGGAGCATATGGAGTCGTACGATTTCGCGTAGCCGCCGTTTCACGAGATTTCGTTCGACG contains the following coding sequences:
- the yidD gene encoding membrane protein insertion efficiency factor YidD encodes the protein MSWQRWPRTALILGVRGYQLVLSPIFGGACRYYPSCSAYAIEALEKHGAWRGGWMALRRIGRCHPFRPGGFDPVP